The genomic region CAGTCCTCCGTCGGTGTCTACCTCGTTGCCGGGTCGCCTGTCGTGGGACTGGTCCGGATGAATCCGCTCCGGCTTCGACTGGCCGTGCCCGAGCGCGACGCGGGCGCCATTCGGGCCGGGCAGGAGGTTCGCGTAAGACCCGAGGGCGATCCCGGGGAACACATGGGGCGCCTGACCCGCATCAGCCCAGCCATCCAGGAACAGAACCGCACGCTGGCCGTGGAGGCCGAGCTTCCGAATCCCGGGAATCGCCTGCGTCCGGGAGCCTTCGCCCGGGCCGAGATCGTGGTGTCGGCTGCGAACACCACGGTGCTGGTTCCGTCTTCCGCGATCGTGACTTTCGCCGGCATCGAGAAGGTGATGTCGGTCAAGGACGGAAAGGCCGTCGAAAAGCGCATCCGGACCGGGCGACGCACCGGAGACCGGGTCGAGATCCTCGAAGGGCTTTCGGCGGGCGAACCCGTCGTGACCGATCCCGGTACGCTTGCCGGCGGCCAGCCCGTCGTCATCAAGCCGTAGCGCCGATCCACCATGCAAAAACTGGCCGAACTCTGCATCCGTCGCCCCGTCTTCGCGACGATGCTGATCCTGGCGCTGGTTGTCGTCGGGCTCGCCGGCTATTCCCGGCTGGGCGTCGACCGGTTCCCGTCGGTCGATCTTCCGACGGTTTCCGTCCGGACCAATCTTCCAGGCGCCACGGCCGAAGAAGTCGAGAACCAGGTCTCCCGCCGGATCGAAGACGCCGTCAACACCGTGGCCGGGATCGACGAGCTGCGCTCGTCGTCGGGTCCGGGCTCTTCGAACGTCACCATCACGTTTGCGCTCGACCGGGACATCGAGTCGGCCTCCCAAGACGTGCGCGACCGGGTCGGGACTATCCTGCGCGACCTGCCCCAGGACGCGACCCCCCCGCAGATTTCCAAGGTCGACAACGACCAGCAGCCGGTGCTGACGCTGGCGTTGTCCGGAGACCGGTCGCTGCGCGAGCTGACCGAGCTGGCCGACAAGGTCGTCAAGGTCCGCCTCGAGCGATCCTCGGGCGTCGGCGAGGTGAAGATCGTCGGCGGGCTTTCACGCGCGGTCAAGATCTGGGTCGAGGCCGACCGGCTGGCCGCGTTTCGGCTGCCGATCACCACGGTTCGCGACGCGATCACCCGCCAGAATGCCGACGAACCCGGCGGAAACGTCACGCACGGCGCCCGGGAGGAGACCGTCCGGACGGTCGGGAAGCTGGTCGATCCGAGATCCTTCGACGACCTCACGATTGCGAACGTCGGCGGCTCGGCCATCCGGATCCGCGACATCGGCCGCGCCGAGGACGGCACCCAGGAGCAGCGCTCGACCTCGCGGCTCAACGGCGTGCCCACGGTGGTTCTCGAAGTTCGCCGCCAGTCCGGCGCCAATACCGTTGCCGTCATCGAAGGGGTGAAAAAAGCGATCGCTTCCGCCACCACGCTTCTCCCGCCGGGCGTCGGCGTCACCGTGATCCAGGACCAATCGCGCTACATCTACGCCGCGCTCCACGAGATCAACCTGCACCTGGTGCTCGGGAGCATCCTCGCCTCGCTCGTCGTGCTCGCGTTCATGCGCAGCATTCGATCGACGCTGATCGCCGCGGTGGCGATTCCCTGCTCGCTGATTTCGACCTTCGGGATGATGTGGGCGCTTCATTTCACGCTCAACAGCGTCACGATGCTCGCGCTCGTCTTGATGGTCGGCATCGTCATCGACGACGCGATCGTCGTCCTCGAGAACATCTTCCGCTTCATCGAGGAGAAGGGGATGCCGCCGTTCGAGGCGGCGCGCGCGGCGACAGCCGACATCGGGATGGCCGTGCTCGCCACGACTTTCTCACTGGTCGTTATTTTCGTCCCCGTGTCGTTCATGTCGAGCATCTCCGGGCGCTTCCTCTACCAATTCGGCATCACCGCGGCCGTCGCCGTCATGGTCAGCCTGCTCGTCTCCTTCACGTTGACGCCGATGTTGAGCGCCCGTTTCCTTCGGGCCGGAGGGAGCGGGACGCCCGAAGGGGGCGAGGCCGAGGGATCCCGGGGCGGTTTCTATGCCCGGCTCGATTCCGGCTACGTACGAGCGCTCTCGTTCTCGCTTCGGCATCGCGCGTTCATCGCGATCCTTGCGATCGTCGTCATCCTGGCAACGATTCCCCTGTATCGCGTGATCCGGCAGGACTACCTTCCGGGAAACGTCGACGAGGGGGAATTCAACGTCGGCGTGAACGCGCCGCAGGGGACCAGCCTGGCGAGCATGGACGAGATCCTGGTCCGGATCGATCACGAAATTCGGTCGGTTCGCGGAGTCAGGACCGTGCTTACGACATCGGGCGGCGGCTTCATGGGCGGCGTCAACGAGGGACGGATCTACGTCCAGATGGTGCCCCACGAGGAACGGGTCTTTTCCCTGACCCGGTTCGCAAAGGAGCTTTTCCGGGGAAGGCCGCAAGCCGCCTTCCGGGGGAACGTCGCCCAGCGCGAGGCCATGCAGGAAGTCCGGAAGAAGTTGAAGAAGTACCGGGATCTGCGCATCACCGTGCGAAACCTGACAGGGTTCAACATTGGCGGCGGAAGCGCCGACATCGATTTCGTGATCCGCGGTCCCGAGCTCGAACGGCTTTCGTCGTTCGCCGAACGTTTGCGCGATCGGTCCGAATCGCTCGGGTTGCTGGACGCCGACACGTCGATCAAGCTCGACAAGCCCGAGTTGCGGGTCATCCTCGACCGCGCGCGGGCCGATGACCTTGGCGTCAACCCCGAAAGCGTCGGGACGTCCGTTCGGCTCATGGTCGGAGGGGACGAGACGGTATCCCGCTTCCGGGACCCGTCCGTCAACGAGGATTACGATGTGCAGCTCCGGCTTCGCGAGGGAGACCGGGGCGATCCCGAGGCGCTCAGCCGGCTTTACGTCTTCGGGGCCAGCGGCGTCCCCCAGCAGATCGGCAACATCGCCCGGATCGAACGCGTACCCAGCGCCTCCCGGATCGACCGGACCGACCGGCAGCGGGAAATCCGGTTGCGCGCGACCGTGGCTCCCGGCTTCGCCCTGGCCGACCGCATCCAGGCGCTGCGGGACGAAGTGGCTTCCATGAACCTGCCCCCGGGCTATTCGACGAAAATATCCGGCCGGGGACGCGAGCTCGAACGGACGTTCGGCGAATTTATCTGGGCCTTCATGCTGTCGGTCGTCTTCATGTACATGATCCTCGCTGCTCAGTTCGAAAACCTGGTCCACCCGTTTACCATCCTGCTGTCGCTGCCGCTGTCCATTCCGTTTGCGCTGCTCTCGATCTGGCTGACCGGTGACACGCTGAATCTGTATTCGGCGCTCGGGATCCTCGTCCTGTTCGGAGTCGTCAAGAAGAACGCCATCCTGCAGATCGACCACATGAACAGCCTGCGGGCCGAGGGGATGGACCGGGCGGATGCGATCGTCCAGGGGAACCGGGACCGTCTCCGGCCGATCCTGATGACGACGATGACGTTCGTCGCCGGCATGATCCCGCTTGCGGTGGGGACCGGCCCCGGCGCCCAGGAGCGGCGGGCGATCGCGGTCGTCGTGATCGGCGGCCAGACGCTCTCGCTGCTCCTCACGCTGCTCGCCACTCCCGTCGTCTATTCGCTGCTCGACGACCTGGGCATCTCCCTCCGCCGGCGTGCGATCGTTCCCAGGGAAGAGTAGAATCAATCCATCTTCAAGCCGCCGGTCTCGGCGAAGGAGGGGATCATGGGCGCAACGCGTGGGTCGTGCCGGACCGTTCAGGTCGTGATGCTGGCGCTGTCGATCGTATGGGCGTTCGGAGGCTGCGGGGGTGGCGGATCCGCGGGCCAGGCCGGCGGTGCGGGAGCCTCGGCCAGCATTTCGATGGTTTCCGCGACGGCTTTCCCCGCCGCGACATCGTTCGCGACGACAGCCGATGTCGCCTCCGTATCCCCGGCCGCGGTTGCGACGACGTTCGACAATGTCCTGGTGGCCGTGACCCGGATCGCCCTGATTCCCTCCGGGGGAGCCGGGCTCCCCGACGTCAACGGCCAGCTGGAGGCGCAGAACAGCGCGTCGGAGGAAACTCCCGCCGGCGAAGGCGGGTTCGTGACGGTCACGCTGCCGTCGCCCGTCACGATCGACCTGATGCACCCGCCGACCGGCGTCCAGGCCGCAAAGTTGCTGAACAAGTTCGGGGATATCCCTGCCGGTAGTTATGGCAAGATCCGCATCTACTACGACAACGTCGTCGGCTGGTCGCAGGGGACTCCTACGCTGTTCCATTCCACGGCGCACTACCACTTCGACGTCCACTTCGTCGGCGGCGACCTGGTCATCCCGGTCGCGGCCAACGCGGTCGGTGGCGTTCGCTTTTTCG from Candidatus Deferrimicrobiaceae bacterium harbors:
- a CDS encoding efflux RND transporter permease subunit; the encoded protein is MQKLAELCIRRPVFATMLILALVVVGLAGYSRLGVDRFPSVDLPTVSVRTNLPGATAEEVENQVSRRIEDAVNTVAGIDELRSSSGPGSSNVTITFALDRDIESASQDVRDRVGTILRDLPQDATPPQISKVDNDQQPVLTLALSGDRSLRELTELADKVVKVRLERSSGVGEVKIVGGLSRAVKIWVEADRLAAFRLPITTVRDAITRQNADEPGGNVTHGAREETVRTVGKLVDPRSFDDLTIANVGGSAIRIRDIGRAEDGTQEQRSTSRLNGVPTVVLEVRRQSGANTVAVIEGVKKAIASATTLLPPGVGVTVIQDQSRYIYAALHEINLHLVLGSILASLVVLAFMRSIRSTLIAAVAIPCSLISTFGMMWALHFTLNSVTMLALVLMVGIVIDDAIVVLENIFRFIEEKGMPPFEAARAATADIGMAVLATTFSLVVIFVPVSFMSSISGRFLYQFGITAAVAVMVSLLVSFTLTPMLSARFLRAGGSGTPEGGEAEGSRGGFYARLDSGYVRALSFSLRHRAFIAILAIVVILATIPLYRVIRQDYLPGNVDEGEFNVGVNAPQGTSLASMDEILVRIDHEIRSVRGVRTVLTTSGGGFMGGVNEGRIYVQMVPHEERVFSLTRFAKELFRGRPQAAFRGNVAQREAMQEVRKKLKKYRDLRITVRNLTGFNIGGGSADIDFVIRGPELERLSSFAERLRDRSESLGLLDADTSIKLDKPELRVILDRARADDLGVNPESVGTSVRLMVGGDETVSRFRDPSVNEDYDVQLRLREGDRGDPEALSRLYVFGASGVPQQIGNIARIERVPSASRIDRTDRQREIRLRATVAPGFALADRIQALRDEVASMNLPPGYSTKISGRGRELERTFGEFIWAFMLSVVFMYMILAAQFENLVHPFTILLSLPLSIPFALLSIWLTGDTLNLYSALGILVLFGVVKKNAILQIDHMNSLRAEGMDRADAIVQGNRDRLRPILMTTMTFVAGMIPLAVGTGPGAQERRAIAVVVIGGQTLSLLLTLLATPVVYSLLDDLGISLRRRAIVPREE